Proteins encoded by one window of Arabidopsis thaliana chromosome 2, partial sequence:
- the GRP9 gene encoding GLYCINE RICH PROTEIN 9 (GLYCINE RICH PROTEIN 9 (GRP9); FUNCTIONS IN: molecular_function unknown; INVOLVED IN: biological_process unknown; LOCATED IN: endomembrane system; CONTAINS InterPro DOMAIN/s: Glycine rich protein (InterPro:IPR010800); BEST Arabidopsis thaliana protein match is: Glycine-rich protein family (TAIR:AT2G05510.1); Has 35333 Blast hits to 34131 proteins in 2444 species: Archae - 798; Bacteria - 22429; Metazoa - 974; Fungi - 991; Plants - 531; Viruses - 0; Other Eukaryotes - 9610 (source: NCBI BLink).), translating into MASKALILLGLFSVLLVVSEVSAARQSGMVKPESEETVQPEGYGGGHGGHGGHGGGGGHGHGGHNGGGGHGLDGYGGGGGHYGGGGGHYGGGGGHYGGGGGHYGGGYGGGGGHHGGGGHGLNEPVQTKPGV; encoded by the exons ATGGCTTCCAAGGCTTTGATTCTGTTAGGTCTCTTCTCAGTTCTTCTCGTCGTCTCCGAAGTGTCTGCCGCAAGGCAATCGG GCATGGTGAAGCCAGAGAGTGAGGAAACTGTGCAACCTGAAGGTTATGGCGGTGGCCACGGAGGACATGGTGGTCACGGAGGGGGAGGAGGCCACGGACATGGAGGACACAACGGAGGAGGGGGCCACGGACTTGACGGATacggaggaggtggaggacactatggaggaggtggaggacactacggaggaggtggaggacactacggaggaggtggaggacactacggaggag gatacggaggtggaggaggacaCCACGGAGGAGGAGGCCACGGGCTAAACGAACCTGTTCAGACTAAGCCGGGtgtttaa
- the GRP9 gene encoding GLYCINE RICH PROTEIN 9 (GLYCINE RICH PROTEIN 9 (GRP9); FUNCTIONS IN: molecular_function unknown; INVOLVED IN: biological_process unknown; LOCATED IN: endomembrane system; CONTAINS InterPro DOMAIN/s: Glycine rich protein (InterPro:IPR010800); BEST Arabidopsis thaliana protein match is: Glycine-rich protein family (TAIR:AT2G05510.2); Has 35333 Blast hits to 34131 proteins in 2444 species: Archae - 798; Bacteria - 22429; Metazoa - 974; Fungi - 991; Plants - 531; Viruses - 0; Other Eukaryotes - 9610 (source: NCBI BLink).) yields the protein MASKALILLGLFSVLLVVSEVSAARQSGMVKPESEETVQPEGYGGGHGGHGGHGGGGGHGHGGHNGGGGHGLDGYGGGGGHYGGGGGHYGGGGGHYGGGGHGLNEPVQTKPGV from the exons ATGGCTTCCAAGGCTTTGATTCTGTTAGGTCTCTTCTCAGTTCTTCTCGTCGTCTCCGAAGTGTCTGCCGCAAGGCAATCGG GCATGGTGAAGCCAGAGAGTGAGGAAACTGTGCAACCTGAAGGTTATGGCGGTGGCCACGGAGGACATGGTGGTCACGGAGGGGGAGGAGGCCACGGACATGGAGGACACAACGGAGGAGGGGGCCACGGACTTGACGGATacggaggaggtggaggacactatggaggaggtggaggacactacggaggaggtggaggacactacggaggag GAGGCCACGGGCTAAACGAACCTGTTCAGACTAAGCCGGGtgtttaa
- the GRP9 gene encoding GLYCINE RICH PROTEIN 9 yields the protein MASKALILLGLFSVLLVVSEVSAARQSGMVKPESEETVQPEGYGGGHGGHGGHGGGGGHGHGGHNGGGGHGLDGYGGGGGHYGGGGGHYGGGGGHYGGGGGHYGGGGGGHGGGGHYGGGGGGYGGGGGHHGGGGHGLNEPVQTKPGV from the exons ATGGCTTCCAAGGCTTTGATTCTGTTAGGTCTCTTCTCAGTTCTTCTCGTCGTCTCCGAAGTGTCTGCCGCAAGGCAATCGG GCATGGTGAAGCCAGAGAGTGAGGAAACTGTGCAACCTGAAGGTTATGGCGGTGGCCACGGAGGACATGGTGGTCACGGAGGGGGAGGAGGCCACGGACATGGAGGACACAACGGAGGAGGGGGCCACGGACTTGACGGATacggaggaggtggaggacactatggaggag gtggaggacactacggaggaggtggaggacactacggaggaggtggaggacactacggaggaggtggtggaggacACGGAGGTGGAGGACACTAcggaggtggtggaggaggatacggaggtggaggaggacaCCACGGAGGAGGAGGCCACGGGCTAAACGAACCTGTTCAGACTAAGCCGGGtgtttaa
- the GRP9 gene encoding GLYCINE RICH PROTEIN 9 (GLYCINE RICH PROTEIN 9 (GRP9); FUNCTIONS IN: molecular_function unknown; INVOLVED IN: biological_process unknown; LOCATED IN: endomembrane system; CONTAINS InterPro DOMAIN/s: Glycine rich protein (InterPro:IPR010800); BEST Arabidopsis thaliana protein match is: Glycine-rich protein family (TAIR:AT2G05510.1); Has 35333 Blast hits to 34131 proteins in 2444 species: Archae - 798; Bacteria - 22429; Metazoa - 974; Fungi - 991; Plants - 531; Viruses - 0; Other Eukaryotes - 9610 (source: NCBI BLink).), translating into MASKALILLGLFSVLLVVSEVSAARQSGMVKPESEETVQPEGYGGGHGGHGGHGGGGGHGHGGHNGGGGHGLDGYGGGGGHYGGGGGHYGGGGGHYGGGGGGHGGGGHYGGGGGGYGGGGGHHGGGGHGLNEPVQTKPGV; encoded by the exons ATGGCTTCCAAGGCTTTGATTCTGTTAGGTCTCTTCTCAGTTCTTCTCGTCGTCTCCGAAGTGTCTGCCGCAAGGCAATCGG GCATGGTGAAGCCAGAGAGTGAGGAAACTGTGCAACCTGAAGGTTATGGCGGTGGCCACGGAGGACATGGTGGTCACGGAGGGGGAGGAGGCCACGGACATGGAGGACACAACGGAGGAGGGGGCCACGGACTTGACGGATacggaggaggtggaggacactatggaggag gtggaggacactacggaggaggtggaggacactacggaggaggtggtggaggacACGGAGGTGGAGGACACTAcggaggtggtggaggaggatacggaggtggaggaggacaCCACGGAGGAGGAGGCCACGGGCTAAACGAACCTGTTCAGACTAAGCCGGGtgtttaa
- the GRP9 gene encoding GLYCINE RICH PROTEIN 9 (GLYCINE RICH PROTEIN 9 (GRP9); FUNCTIONS IN: molecular_function unknown; INVOLVED IN: biological_process unknown; LOCATED IN: endomembrane system; CONTAINS InterPro DOMAIN/s: Glycine rich protein (InterPro:IPR010800); BEST Arabidopsis thaliana protein match is: Glycine-rich protein family (TAIR:AT2G05510.1); Has 35333 Blast hits to 34131 proteins in 2444 species: Archae - 798; Bacteria - 22429; Metazoa - 974; Fungi - 991; Plants - 531; Viruses - 0; Other Eukaryotes - 9610 (source: NCBI BLink).): MASKALILLGLFSVLLVVSEVSAARQSGMVKPESEETVQPEGYGGGHGGHGGHGGGGGHGHGGHNGGGGHGLDGYGGGGGHYGGGGGHYGGGGGGHGGGGHYGGGGGGYGGGGGHHGGGGHGLNEPVQTKPGV, encoded by the exons ATGGCTTCCAAGGCTTTGATTCTGTTAGGTCTCTTCTCAGTTCTTCTCGTCGTCTCCGAAGTGTCTGCCGCAAGGCAATCGG GCATGGTGAAGCCAGAGAGTGAGGAAACTGTGCAACCTGAAGGTTATGGCGGTGGCCACGGAGGACATGGTGGTCACGGAGGGGGAGGAGGCCACGGACATGGAGGACACAACGGAGGAGGGGGCCACGGACTTGACGGATacggaggaggtggaggacactatggaggag gtggaggacactacggaggaggtggtggaggacACGGAGGTGGAGGACACTAcggaggtggtggaggaggatacggaggtggaggaggacaCCACGGAGGAGGAGGCCACGGGCTAAACGAACCTGTTCAGACTAAGCCGGGtgtttaa
- the GRP9 gene encoding GLYCINE RICH PROTEIN 9 (GLYCINE RICH PROTEIN 9 (GRP9); FUNCTIONS IN: molecular_function unknown; INVOLVED IN: biological_process unknown; LOCATED IN: endomembrane system; CONTAINS InterPro DOMAIN/s: Glycine rich protein (InterPro:IPR010800); BEST Arabidopsis thaliana protein match is: Glycine-rich protein family (TAIR:AT2G05510.1); Has 35333 Blast hits to 34131 proteins in 2444 species: Archae - 798; Bacteria - 22429; Metazoa - 974; Fungi - 991; Plants - 531; Viruses - 0; Other Eukaryotes - 9610 (source: NCBI BLink).) yields MASKALILLGLFSVLLVVSEVSAARQSGMVKPESEETVQPEGYGGGHGGHGGHGGGGGHGHGGHNGGGGHGLDGYGGGGGHYGGGGGHYGGGGGHYGGGGGHYGGGGGGHGGGGHYGGGGGGYGGGGGHHGGGGHGLNEPVQTKPGV; encoded by the exons ATGGCTTCCAAGGCTTTGATTCTGTTAGGTCTCTTCTCAGTTCTTCTCGTCGTCTCCGAAGTGTCTGCCGCAAGGCAATCGG GCATGGTGAAGCCAGAGAGTGAGGAAACTGTGCAACCTGAAGGTTATGGCGGTGGCCACGGAGGACATGGTGGTCACGGAGGGGGAGGAGGCCACGGACATGGAGGACACAACGGAGGAGGGGGCCACGGACTTGACGGATacggaggag gtggaggacactacggaggaggtggaggacactacggaggaggtggaggacactacggaggaggtggaggacactacggaggaggtggtggaggacACGGAGGTGGAGGACACTAcggaggtggtggaggaggatacggaggtggaggaggacaCCACGGAGGAGGAGGCCACGGGCTAAACGAACCTGTTCAGACTAAGCCGGGtgtttaa
- the GRP9 gene encoding GLYCINE RICH PROTEIN 9 (GLYCINE RICH PROTEIN 9 (GRP9); FUNCTIONS IN: molecular_function unknown; INVOLVED IN: biological_process unknown; LOCATED IN: endomembrane system; CONTAINS InterPro DOMAIN/s: Glycine rich protein (InterPro:IPR010800); BEST Arabidopsis thaliana protein match is: Glycine-rich protein family (TAIR:AT2G05510.2); Has 35333 Blast hits to 34131 proteins in 2444 species: Archae - 798; Bacteria - 22429; Metazoa - 974; Fungi - 991; Plants - 531; Viruses - 0; Other Eukaryotes - 9610 (source: NCBI BLink).), with the protein MASKALILLGLFSVLLVVSEVSAARQSGMVKPESEETVQPEGYGGGHGGHGGHGGGGGHGHGGHNGGGGHGLDGYGGGGGHYGGGGGHYGGGGGGHHGGGGHGLNEPVQTKPGV; encoded by the exons ATGGCTTCCAAGGCTTTGATTCTGTTAGGTCTCTTCTCAGTTCTTCTCGTCGTCTCCGAAGTGTCTGCCGCAAGGCAATCGG GCATGGTGAAGCCAGAGAGTGAGGAAACTGTGCAACCTGAAGGTTATGGCGGTGGCCACGGAGGACATGGTGGTCACGGAGGGGGAGGAGGCCACGGACATGGAGGACACAACGGAGGAGGGGGCCACGGACTTGACGGATacggaggaggtggaggacactatggaggaggtggaggacactacggaggag gtggaggaggacaCCACGGAGGAGGAGGCCACGGGCTAAACGAACCTGTTCAGACTAAGCCGGGtgtttaa
- the GRP9 gene encoding GLYCINE RICH PROTEIN 9 (GLYCINE RICH PROTEIN 9 (GRP9); FUNCTIONS IN: molecular_function unknown; INVOLVED IN: biological_process unknown; LOCATED IN: endomembrane system; CONTAINS InterPro DOMAIN/s: Glycine rich protein (InterPro:IPR010800); BEST Arabidopsis thaliana protein match is: Glycine-rich protein family (TAIR:AT2G05510.1); Has 109633 Blast hits to 26829 proteins in 1834 species: Archae - 115; Bacteria - 41993; Metazoa - 34143; Fungi - 5967; Plants - 10276; Viruses - 1307; Other Eukaryotes - 15832 (source: NCBI BLink).) — protein sequence MASKALILLGLFSVLLVVSEVSAARQSGMVKPESEETVQPEGYGGGHGGHGGHGGGGGHGHGGHNGGGGHGLDGYGGGGGHYGGGGGHYGGGGGHYGGGGGGYGGGGGHHGGGGHGLNEPVQTKPGV from the exons ATGGCTTCCAAGGCTTTGATTCTGTTAGGTCTCTTCTCAGTTCTTCTCGTCGTCTCCGAAGTGTCTGCCGCAAGGCAATCGG GCATGGTGAAGCCAGAGAGTGAGGAAACTGTGCAACCTGAAGGTTATGGCGGTGGCCACGGAGGACATGGTGGTCACGGAGGGGGAGGAGGCCACGGACATGGAGGACACAACGGAGGAGGGGGCCACGGACTTGACGGATacggaggaggtggaggacactatggaggaggtggaggacactacggaggag GTGGAGGACACTAcggaggtggtggaggaggatacggaggtggaggaggacaCCACGGAGGAGGAGGCCACGGGCTAAACGAACCTGTTCAGACTAAGCCGGGtgtttaa
- the GRP9 gene encoding GLYCINE RICH PROTEIN 9 (GLYCINE RICH PROTEIN 9 (GRP9); FUNCTIONS IN: molecular_function unknown; INVOLVED IN: biological_process unknown; LOCATED IN: endomembrane system; CONTAINS InterPro DOMAIN/s: Glycine rich protein (InterPro:IPR010800); BEST Arabidopsis thaliana protein match is: Glycine-rich protein family (TAIR:AT2G05510.6); Has 147102 Blast hits to 34686 proteins in 2088 species: Archae - 221; Bacteria - 46389; Metazoa - 53492; Fungi - 9205; Plants - 13312; Viruses - 1624; Other Eukaryotes - 22859 (source: NCBI BLink).): protein MASKALILLGLFSVLLVVSEVSAARQSGMVKPESEETVQPEGYGGGHGGHGGHGGGGGHGHGGHNGGGGHGLDGYGGGGGHYGGGGGHYGGGGGHYGGGGGHYGGGGGHYGGGGGGHGGGGHYGGGGGGYGGGGGHHGGGGHGLNEPVQTKPGV, encoded by the exons ATGGCTTCCAAGGCTTTGATTCTGTTAGGTCTCTTCTCAGTTCTTCTCGTCGTCTCCGAAGTGTCTGCCGCAAGGCAATCGG GCATGGTGAAGCCAGAGAGTGAGGAAACTGTGCAACCTGAAGGTTATGGCGGTGGCCACGGAGGACATGGTGGTCACGGAGGGGGAGGAGGCCACGGACATGGAGGACACAACGGAGGAGGGGGCCACGGACTTGACGGATacggaggaggtggaggacactatggaggaggtggaggacactacggaggaggtggaggacactacggaggaggtggaggacactacggaggaggtggaggacactacggaggaggtggtggaggacACGGAGGTGGAGGACACTAcggaggtggtggaggaggatacggaggtggaggaggacaCCACGGAGGAGGAGGCCACGGGCTAAACGAACCTGTTCAGACTAAGCCGGGtgtttaa